AACAAGGAGGCCATCTTAAGCTTCGAAATCTGTAGCGACATGAGGGTCCGAGTATTCATTCGTCCCCATGAAACGCAAGCAACGAAGGAAATCTGTCACCGCCACGACAAATTTAATCCTCCTTGTTTGCCCTGGATCCCGGATCCGGATTTTCGACAAAAGACGCCGGGGCAACCAAACCTGCGGACAAAACCATCTTGGTTGCTTCTTCGAGACTCATCTCACTATCCTCCACCTTGTCATCATCGACAATGATCACAAAGCCCGTCATCGGGTTGGGGCTGGTCGGAATAAACACCGATGTCACATCCTTGCCTGTCTGCCGGTCATGATAATTGCCAGTTACGAAGCTCAACATCCGGCACCCCGGACTTGGGTATTCGACATAAGCGACACTTTTAAATTTTCGGTCGCCCCCAAGGTCTCGCACAGCATCAACAAATTGTTTCAATGCCGAATAAATATAACCCAGATATGGCAAGCGCTGCATGCCACTGTCAAGCCAGTGAAGCAGTCGATGCCCCGGTTTGCTCGCGACGCCAAAACCGATCAGCAACAGCAGAATCACCGGCATGAGAAAGCGTAGAAAATTCGACCCGTGAAAAGCAAAGTCCCCCGACACCAGATCCGGTCCGCTACGCATCAAATTCAGTGTCTTGAGTGCCATGCCCAGCATGGCATCACCAACCCTCATGAGCACTTTATAGACGATCACCAACAACCAGATGGTTCCTACAATGGGAATCACGGCCGCCAAACCACGTAATAAAAACCCAACCACCTTGCGCAGCAAAGGGTGCCGACTCAGGGTCTGCTGCCTGATGATTTCGTCTTCGTCAAGTGGGTCCATTGCGTGCTGATTGAGCGTGACTTCGAGGTCAATCAAAGTATGGCCCAAACCCAACAATTCTGCAACCCCTCGTTAGCCGTAGAGGTCGAATAAAATGGCTAGGTCTCATCAACAGGAATGGCCCTGTTCGAGCGATCCGGCCCAGGAAAAGCCCGGGGGCCTGGTGCTGGAAGCGGGTCTTCCTCCACGGGAACCGCTCGGGATGGAGCCCGTCCGTCCGGACGAACCCACGGGTCACGTGGAACGGGATTAACGGGAACGACCGGGCTGGGAACCAGAGGACGAAGCGGCGTTTGTTCGGGAACCAGACCATCCGACCGATAACCGGCACCGGGAAGGCCCATCGCAGGGTCAAGCCCACCGTCATCTTCTTCC
This genomic stretch from Oceaniferula marina harbors:
- a CDS encoding DUF502 domain-containing protein, which encodes MIDLEVTLNQHAMDPLDEDEIIRQQTLSRHPLLRKVVGFLLRGLAAVIPIVGTIWLLVIVYKVLMRVGDAMLGMALKTLNLMRSGPDLVSGDFAFHGSNFLRFLMPVILLLLIGFGVASKPGHRLLHWLDSGMQRLPYLGYIYSALKQFVDAVRDLGGDRKFKSVAYVEYPSPGCRMLSFVTGNYHDRQTGKDVTSVFIPTSPNPMTGFVIIVDDDKVEDSEMSLEEATKMVLSAGLVAPASFVENPDPGSRANKED